The Deltaproteobacteria bacterium genome includes a window with the following:
- a CDS encoding bifunctional adenosylcobinamide kinase/adenosylcobinamide-phosphate guanylyltransferase, protein MAGRLALIGGGARSGKSAFALARATAAGPRRVYVATATAGDDEMRARIARHRAERGDAFVTVEAPRDVAAALRAAPPCDAVVVDCLTLWLANCLAAGAADADVLAEADDLIAAARGIPALVVVVTNEVGMGVVPPTPLGRRFRDLAGWVHQRVAAAADELYLAALGSVLRLRPAPIDLVDRARP, encoded by the coding sequence GTGGCCGGCCGGCTCGCGTTGATCGGCGGAGGCGCGCGCTCGGGCAAGAGCGCGTTCGCCCTCGCTCGCGCCACGGCGGCCGGCCCGCGCCGAGTGTACGTCGCGACGGCGACCGCGGGCGACGACGAGATGCGCGCCCGCATCGCGCGCCACCGCGCCGAGCGCGGCGACGCGTTCGTCACCGTCGAAGCGCCGCGCGACGTGGCCGCCGCGCTGCGCGCCGCGCCGCCCTGCGACGCCGTGGTTGTCGATTGCCTCACGCTGTGGTTGGCGAACTGCCTCGCCGCCGGCGCGGCCGACGCGGACGTGCTCGCCGAGGCCGACGACCTGATCGCGGCGGCGCGAGGCATCCCGGCGCTCGTCGTGGTCGTCACCAACGAGGTGGGCATGGGCGTGGTGCCGCCGACGCCGCTCGGCCGCCGGTTTCGCGACCTGGCCGGTTGGGTCCACCAGCGGGTGGCGGCCGCGGCGGACGAGCTGTACCTGGCGGCGCTCGGGTCGGTGCTGCGCCTGCGCCCCGCGCCGATCGACCTCGTCGACCGCGCGCGACCGTAG